A section of the Salmo trutta chromosome 4, fSalTru1.1, whole genome shotgun sequence genome encodes:
- the LOC115191754 gene encoding coronin-2A isoform X4, with translation MTWRPQYRSSKFRHVFGKAATKENCYDGVPITRSVHDNHFCAVNPRFIAVITECAGGGAFLVLSVHHTGKVDPLHPKVSGHRGNVLDIKWNPFNDFCIASCSEDSTVKVWDIPPHGVLKNLTVPWKELQGHSRRVGLIEWHPTANNVLFSTGYDYQVMIWNLDSPEAVIKNPVRTISHHTDVVLSMSFNTDGSRLATSCKDKKIRVLEPRTGNLLQEANCKNHKASKVLFLGNLKMLLSTGSSRWNHRQMALWDQEDLDVPLLQEDLDGSSGVLFPFYDPDTHMLYIAGKGDGNIRYYEISSEKPYLHFLTEYRSHTPQKGMGIMPKRGLDVNSCEVFRFYKLVTIKALIEPLSMIVPRRSESYQDDIYPMTAASAAAMSAEEWLSGIDKGPVLQSLKPGSRVPDSYPELSSGLGSKGLGNSLGTRRSQSRPGQLQLAYIQDQLGNKEGKECRSKTSVSNGQDPTLCSPPKTENEVWGGFDLRLKFHKQQEEIRRLREMLNQRDVRIKQLELEINNVRNSQGSH, from the exons ATGACATGGCGTCCTCAGTATCGCAGCTCCAAGTTCCGCCACGTGTTCGGTAAGGCCGCCACCAAGGAGAACTGCTACGATGGCGTGCCCATCACGCGGAGCGTCCACGACAACCACTTCTGCGCCGTCAACCCGCGTTTCATTGCCGTCATCACAGAGTGCGCCGGGGGTGGAGCCTTCCTGGTCCTCTCTGTCCATCAC ACAGGGAAGGTGGACCCCCTTCACCCCAAAGTGTCAGGCCACAGAGGTAACGTACTGGACATCAAATGGAACCCCTTCAACGACTTCTGTATAGCATCCTGCTCAGAGGACTCCACG GTGAAGGTGTGGGACATCCCTCCACATGGTGTGCTGAAGAACCTGACGGTGCCGTGGAAGGAGCTGCAGGGTCACAGCCGCAGGGTGGGCCTCATCGAGTGGCACCCTACTGCCAACAATGTGCTCTTCAGCACTGGCTATGactaccag GTGATGATCTGGAACCTGGACAGCCCTGAGGCAGTGATAAAGAACCCGGTGCGGACCATCAGCCACCACACTGACGTGGTGCTCTCCATGTCCTTCAATACAGATGGCAGCAGGCTGGCCACGTCCTGCAAGGACAAGAAGATCAGAGTTCTAGAGCCACGCACTGGGAACCTGCTACAG GAGGCCAACTGTAAGAACCACAAAGCCAGCAAGGTGCTGTTCCTGGGGAACCTCAAGATGCTGCTGTCCACCGGCAGCTCCCGCTGGAACCACAGACAAATGGCCCTCTGGGACCAG gagGACCTAGATGTGCCTTTGTTACAGGAGGACCTTGATGGTTCGTCTGGGGTGCTCTTTCCTTTCTACGATCCAGACACACATATGCTCTACATAGCAGGGAAG ggggATGGTAATATCCGGTACTATGAGATCAGCTCAGAGAAGCCCTACTTGCACTTCCTCACAGAGTACCGCTCGCACACTCCTCAGAAAGGAATgg GTATCATGCCAAAGAGAGGCCTGGACGTGAACTCCTGTGAGGTGTTCAGGTTCTACAAACTGGTGACGATCAAGGCCCTCATCGAACCCCTCTCCATGATCGTACCTCGTAGG TCGGAGTCGTACCAGGATGACATCTACCCCATGACGGCGGCGAGCGCGGCCGCCATGTCGGCCGAGGAGTGGCTTAGTGGCATTGacaaag GCCCGGTGCTCCAGTCCCTGAAGCCTGGGAGTCGAGTACCGGACTCCTACCCGGAGCTGAGCTCTGGCCTGGGCAGTAAGGGGCTGGGCAACTCCCTGGGCACTCGGAGGTCCCAGAGCCGACCAGGACAACTGCAGCTGGCGTACATCCAGGACCAGCTTGGCAACAAGGAGGGCAAGGAGTGCAGGAGTAAGACGTCTGTCAGCAACGGACAGGACCCCACGCTCTGCTCGCCTCCCAAAACAGAGAACGAGGTATGGGGCGGTTTCGAT CTGCGTCTGAAGTTCCACAAGCAGCAGGAGGAGATCCGGCGTCTGCGGGAGATGCTCAACCAGAGGGACGTCCGCATCAAGCAGCTGGAGCTGGAGATCAACAACGTGAGGAATTCCCAGGGCTCGCACTGA
- the LOC115191754 gene encoding coronin-2A isoform X2: MAFSSREKACSARLSSEYHVMSDRNVDTHTDLDIPWLVFPFERLQNMMTWRPQYRSSKFRHVFGKAATKENCYDGVPITRSVHDNHFCAVNPRFIAVITECAGGGAFLVLSVHHTGKVDPLHPKVSGHRGNVLDIKWNPFNDFCIASCSEDSTVKVWDIPPHGVLKNLTVPWKELQGHSRRVGLIEWHPTANNVLFSTGYDYQVMIWNLDSPEAVIKNPVRTISHHTDVVLSMSFNTDGSRLATSCKDKKIRVLEPRTGNLLQEANCKNHKASKVLFLGNLKMLLSTGSSRWNHRQMALWDQEDLDVPLLQEDLDGSSGVLFPFYDPDTHMLYIAGKGDGNIRYYEISSEKPYLHFLTEYRSHTPQKGMGIMPKRGLDVNSCEVFRFYKLVTIKALIEPLSMIVPRRSESYQDDIYPMTAASAAAMSAEEWLSGIDKGPVLQSLKPGSRVPDSYPELSSGLGSKGLGNSLGTRRSQSRPGQLQLAYIQDQLGNKEGKECRSKTSVSNGQDPTLCSPPKTENELRLKFHKQQEEIRRLREMLNQRDVRIKQLELEINNVRNSQGSH; this comes from the exons ATGACATGGCGTCCTCAGTATCGCAGCTCCAAGTTCCGCCACGTGTTCGGTAAGGCCGCCACCAAGGAGAACTGCTACGATGGCGTGCCCATCACGCGGAGCGTCCACGACAACCACTTCTGCGCCGTCAACCCGCGTTTCATTGCCGTCATCACAGAGTGCGCCGGGGGTGGAGCCTTCCTGGTCCTCTCTGTCCATCAC ACAGGGAAGGTGGACCCCCTTCACCCCAAAGTGTCAGGCCACAGAGGTAACGTACTGGACATCAAATGGAACCCCTTCAACGACTTCTGTATAGCATCCTGCTCAGAGGACTCCACG GTGAAGGTGTGGGACATCCCTCCACATGGTGTGCTGAAGAACCTGACGGTGCCGTGGAAGGAGCTGCAGGGTCACAGCCGCAGGGTGGGCCTCATCGAGTGGCACCCTACTGCCAACAATGTGCTCTTCAGCACTGGCTATGactaccag GTGATGATCTGGAACCTGGACAGCCCTGAGGCAGTGATAAAGAACCCGGTGCGGACCATCAGCCACCACACTGACGTGGTGCTCTCCATGTCCTTCAATACAGATGGCAGCAGGCTGGCCACGTCCTGCAAGGACAAGAAGATCAGAGTTCTAGAGCCACGCACTGGGAACCTGCTACAG GAGGCCAACTGTAAGAACCACAAAGCCAGCAAGGTGCTGTTCCTGGGGAACCTCAAGATGCTGCTGTCCACCGGCAGCTCCCGCTGGAACCACAGACAAATGGCCCTCTGGGACCAG gagGACCTAGATGTGCCTTTGTTACAGGAGGACCTTGATGGTTCGTCTGGGGTGCTCTTTCCTTTCTACGATCCAGACACACATATGCTCTACATAGCAGGGAAG ggggATGGTAATATCCGGTACTATGAGATCAGCTCAGAGAAGCCCTACTTGCACTTCCTCACAGAGTACCGCTCGCACACTCCTCAGAAAGGAATgg GTATCATGCCAAAGAGAGGCCTGGACGTGAACTCCTGTGAGGTGTTCAGGTTCTACAAACTGGTGACGATCAAGGCCCTCATCGAACCCCTCTCCATGATCGTACCTCGTAGG TCGGAGTCGTACCAGGATGACATCTACCCCATGACGGCGGCGAGCGCGGCCGCCATGTCGGCCGAGGAGTGGCTTAGTGGCATTGacaaag GCCCGGTGCTCCAGTCCCTGAAGCCTGGGAGTCGAGTACCGGACTCCTACCCGGAGCTGAGCTCTGGCCTGGGCAGTAAGGGGCTGGGCAACTCCCTGGGCACTCGGAGGTCCCAGAGCCGACCAGGACAACTGCAGCTGGCGTACATCCAGGACCAGCTTGGCAACAAGGAGGGCAAGGAGTGCAGGAGTAAGACGTCTGTCAGCAACGGACAGGACCCCACGCTCTGCTCGCCTCCCAAAACAGAGAACGAG CTGCGTCTGAAGTTCCACAAGCAGCAGGAGGAGATCCGGCGTCTGCGGGAGATGCTCAACCAGAGGGACGTCCGCATCAAGCAGCTGGAGCTGGAGATCAACAACGTGAGGAATTCCCAGGGCTCGCACTGA
- the LOC115191751 gene encoding acidic leucine-rich nuclear phosphoprotein 32 family member B isoform X2, which yields MDMKKRIHLELRNRTPSDVRELVLDNCRSNEGKIEGLTAEFVNLEFLSLINVGLISVSNLPKLGKLKKLELSDNRISGGLDVLAEKLPNLTHLNLSGNKLKDISTLEPLKKLDSLKSLDLFNCEVTNLNDYRESVFKLLPQLTYLDGYDVEDREASDSDGEVDGVDDDDDEEDEEEDFDEEDDDDEEGVEGEEEDEVSGDEEEEDLGIDGEVEDEDDDDEDEEVEAVKGEKRKREPDDEDDDDDDEDDD from the exons ATGGACATGAAAAAGAGGATCCACTTGGAACTAAGAAACAGGACCCCATCTGAT GTACGAGAACTTGTCCTGGATAACTGCAGATCAAATGAAGGGAAAATTGAAGGCCTCACAGCAGAATTTGTCAATCTGGAATTCCTCAGTTTGATAAACGTTGGCCTAATCTCAGTCTCCAACCTTCCCAAACTTGGGAAACTCAAAaag TTGGAACTCAGCGACAACAGAATCTCTGGTGGCCTTGACGTGCTAGCAGAGAAACTCCCCAACCTCACACATCTAAATCTAAGCGGGAACAAACTGAAAGACATCAGCACATTGGAACCTTTG AAAAAGCTGGACAGCCTGAAGTCTCTAGACTTGTTCAACTGTGAGGTGACCAACCTGAACGACTACAGGGAGAGTGTGTTCAAGCTGCTCCCTCAGCTCACCTACCTGGACGGGTACGATGTGGAGGACCGGGAGGCATCCGACTCGGACGGAGAGGTCGACGGTGTGGACGATGACGATGATGAGG aagatgaggaggaagactttgatgaggaggatgatgacGATGAAGAGGgagtagaaggagaggaggaagatgaggtcAGCGGCGATGAAGAG GAGGAAGACCTTGGCATTGATGGTGAAGTTgaagatgaggatgatgatgatgaggatgaagagG TTGAGGCTGTCAAAGGCGAGAAGAGAAAGCGAGAACCCGATGATgaagatgacgatgatgatgatgaggacgaCGATTAA
- the LOC115191754 gene encoding coronin-2A isoform X1: MAFSSREKACSARLSSEYHVMSDRNVDTHTDLDIPWLVFPFERLQNMMTWRPQYRSSKFRHVFGKAATKENCYDGVPITRSVHDNHFCAVNPRFIAVITECAGGGAFLVLSVHHTGKVDPLHPKVSGHRGNVLDIKWNPFNDFCIASCSEDSTVKVWDIPPHGVLKNLTVPWKELQGHSRRVGLIEWHPTANNVLFSTGYDYQVMIWNLDSPEAVIKNPVRTISHHTDVVLSMSFNTDGSRLATSCKDKKIRVLEPRTGNLLQEANCKNHKASKVLFLGNLKMLLSTGSSRWNHRQMALWDQEDLDVPLLQEDLDGSSGVLFPFYDPDTHMLYIAGKGDGNIRYYEISSEKPYLHFLTEYRSHTPQKGMGIMPKRGLDVNSCEVFRFYKLVTIKALIEPLSMIVPRRSESYQDDIYPMTAASAAAMSAEEWLSGIDKGPVLQSLKPGSRVPDSYPELSSGLGSKGLGNSLGTRRSQSRPGQLQLAYIQDQLGNKEGKECRSKTSVSNGQDPTLCSPPKTENEVWGGFDLRLKFHKQQEEIRRLREMLNQRDVRIKQLELEINNVRNSQGSH; encoded by the exons ATGACATGGCGTCCTCAGTATCGCAGCTCCAAGTTCCGCCACGTGTTCGGTAAGGCCGCCACCAAGGAGAACTGCTACGATGGCGTGCCCATCACGCGGAGCGTCCACGACAACCACTTCTGCGCCGTCAACCCGCGTTTCATTGCCGTCATCACAGAGTGCGCCGGGGGTGGAGCCTTCCTGGTCCTCTCTGTCCATCAC ACAGGGAAGGTGGACCCCCTTCACCCCAAAGTGTCAGGCCACAGAGGTAACGTACTGGACATCAAATGGAACCCCTTCAACGACTTCTGTATAGCATCCTGCTCAGAGGACTCCACG GTGAAGGTGTGGGACATCCCTCCACATGGTGTGCTGAAGAACCTGACGGTGCCGTGGAAGGAGCTGCAGGGTCACAGCCGCAGGGTGGGCCTCATCGAGTGGCACCCTACTGCCAACAATGTGCTCTTCAGCACTGGCTATGactaccag GTGATGATCTGGAACCTGGACAGCCCTGAGGCAGTGATAAAGAACCCGGTGCGGACCATCAGCCACCACACTGACGTGGTGCTCTCCATGTCCTTCAATACAGATGGCAGCAGGCTGGCCACGTCCTGCAAGGACAAGAAGATCAGAGTTCTAGAGCCACGCACTGGGAACCTGCTACAG GAGGCCAACTGTAAGAACCACAAAGCCAGCAAGGTGCTGTTCCTGGGGAACCTCAAGATGCTGCTGTCCACCGGCAGCTCCCGCTGGAACCACAGACAAATGGCCCTCTGGGACCAG gagGACCTAGATGTGCCTTTGTTACAGGAGGACCTTGATGGTTCGTCTGGGGTGCTCTTTCCTTTCTACGATCCAGACACACATATGCTCTACATAGCAGGGAAG ggggATGGTAATATCCGGTACTATGAGATCAGCTCAGAGAAGCCCTACTTGCACTTCCTCACAGAGTACCGCTCGCACACTCCTCAGAAAGGAATgg GTATCATGCCAAAGAGAGGCCTGGACGTGAACTCCTGTGAGGTGTTCAGGTTCTACAAACTGGTGACGATCAAGGCCCTCATCGAACCCCTCTCCATGATCGTACCTCGTAGG TCGGAGTCGTACCAGGATGACATCTACCCCATGACGGCGGCGAGCGCGGCCGCCATGTCGGCCGAGGAGTGGCTTAGTGGCATTGacaaag GCCCGGTGCTCCAGTCCCTGAAGCCTGGGAGTCGAGTACCGGACTCCTACCCGGAGCTGAGCTCTGGCCTGGGCAGTAAGGGGCTGGGCAACTCCCTGGGCACTCGGAGGTCCCAGAGCCGACCAGGACAACTGCAGCTGGCGTACATCCAGGACCAGCTTGGCAACAAGGAGGGCAAGGAGTGCAGGAGTAAGACGTCTGTCAGCAACGGACAGGACCCCACGCTCTGCTCGCCTCCCAAAACAGAGAACGAGGTATGGGGCGGTTTCGAT CTGCGTCTGAAGTTCCACAAGCAGCAGGAGGAGATCCGGCGTCTGCGGGAGATGCTCAACCAGAGGGACGTCCGCATCAAGCAGCTGGAGCTGGAGATCAACAACGTGAGGAATTCCCAGGGCTCGCACTGA
- the LOC115191754 gene encoding coronin-2B isoform X3 → MTVSKMTWRPQYRSSKFRHVFGKAATKENCYDGVPITRSVHDNHFCAVNPRFIAVITECAGGGAFLVLSVHHTGKVDPLHPKVSGHRGNVLDIKWNPFNDFCIASCSEDSTVKVWDIPPHGVLKNLTVPWKELQGHSRRVGLIEWHPTANNVLFSTGYDYQVMIWNLDSPEAVIKNPVRTISHHTDVVLSMSFNTDGSRLATSCKDKKIRVLEPRTGNLLQEANCKNHKASKVLFLGNLKMLLSTGSSRWNHRQMALWDQEDLDVPLLQEDLDGSSGVLFPFYDPDTHMLYIAGKGDGNIRYYEISSEKPYLHFLTEYRSHTPQKGMGIMPKRGLDVNSCEVFRFYKLVTIKALIEPLSMIVPRRSESYQDDIYPMTAASAAAMSAEEWLSGIDKGPVLQSLKPGSRVPDSYPELSSGLGSKGLGNSLGTRRSQSRPGQLQLAYIQDQLGNKEGKECRSKTSVSNGQDPTLCSPPKTENEVWGGFDLRLKFHKQQEEIRRLREMLNQRDVRIKQLELEINNVRNSQGSH, encoded by the exons ATGACATGGCGTCCTCAGTATCGCAGCTCCAAGTTCCGCCACGTGTTCGGTAAGGCCGCCACCAAGGAGAACTGCTACGATGGCGTGCCCATCACGCGGAGCGTCCACGACAACCACTTCTGCGCCGTCAACCCGCGTTTCATTGCCGTCATCACAGAGTGCGCCGGGGGTGGAGCCTTCCTGGTCCTCTCTGTCCATCAC ACAGGGAAGGTGGACCCCCTTCACCCCAAAGTGTCAGGCCACAGAGGTAACGTACTGGACATCAAATGGAACCCCTTCAACGACTTCTGTATAGCATCCTGCTCAGAGGACTCCACG GTGAAGGTGTGGGACATCCCTCCACATGGTGTGCTGAAGAACCTGACGGTGCCGTGGAAGGAGCTGCAGGGTCACAGCCGCAGGGTGGGCCTCATCGAGTGGCACCCTACTGCCAACAATGTGCTCTTCAGCACTGGCTATGactaccag GTGATGATCTGGAACCTGGACAGCCCTGAGGCAGTGATAAAGAACCCGGTGCGGACCATCAGCCACCACACTGACGTGGTGCTCTCCATGTCCTTCAATACAGATGGCAGCAGGCTGGCCACGTCCTGCAAGGACAAGAAGATCAGAGTTCTAGAGCCACGCACTGGGAACCTGCTACAG GAGGCCAACTGTAAGAACCACAAAGCCAGCAAGGTGCTGTTCCTGGGGAACCTCAAGATGCTGCTGTCCACCGGCAGCTCCCGCTGGAACCACAGACAAATGGCCCTCTGGGACCAG gagGACCTAGATGTGCCTTTGTTACAGGAGGACCTTGATGGTTCGTCTGGGGTGCTCTTTCCTTTCTACGATCCAGACACACATATGCTCTACATAGCAGGGAAG ggggATGGTAATATCCGGTACTATGAGATCAGCTCAGAGAAGCCCTACTTGCACTTCCTCACAGAGTACCGCTCGCACACTCCTCAGAAAGGAATgg GTATCATGCCAAAGAGAGGCCTGGACGTGAACTCCTGTGAGGTGTTCAGGTTCTACAAACTGGTGACGATCAAGGCCCTCATCGAACCCCTCTCCATGATCGTACCTCGTAGG TCGGAGTCGTACCAGGATGACATCTACCCCATGACGGCGGCGAGCGCGGCCGCCATGTCGGCCGAGGAGTGGCTTAGTGGCATTGacaaag GCCCGGTGCTCCAGTCCCTGAAGCCTGGGAGTCGAGTACCGGACTCCTACCCGGAGCTGAGCTCTGGCCTGGGCAGTAAGGGGCTGGGCAACTCCCTGGGCACTCGGAGGTCCCAGAGCCGACCAGGACAACTGCAGCTGGCGTACATCCAGGACCAGCTTGGCAACAAGGAGGGCAAGGAGTGCAGGAGTAAGACGTCTGTCAGCAACGGACAGGACCCCACGCTCTGCTCGCCTCCCAAAACAGAGAACGAGGTATGGGGCGGTTTCGAT CTGCGTCTGAAGTTCCACAAGCAGCAGGAGGAGATCCGGCGTCTGCGGGAGATGCTCAACCAGAGGGACGTCCGCATCAAGCAGCTGGAGCTGGAGATCAACAACGTGAGGAATTCCCAGGGCTCGCACTGA
- the LOC115191751 gene encoding acidic leucine-rich nuclear phosphoprotein 32 family member B isoform X1, with the protein MDMKKRIHLELRNRTPSDVRELVLDNCRSNEGKIEGLTAEFVNLEFLSLINVGLISVSNLPKLGKLKKLELSDNRISGGLDVLAEKLPNLTHLNLSGNKLKDISTLEPLKKLDSLKSLDLFNCEVTNLNDYRESVFKLLPQLTYLDGYDVEDREASDSDGEVDGVDDDDDEEDEEEDFDEEDDDDEEGVEGEEEDEVSGDEEEEDLGIDGEVEDEDDDDEDEEEVEAVKGEKRKREPDDEDDDDDDEDDD; encoded by the exons ATGGACATGAAAAAGAGGATCCACTTGGAACTAAGAAACAGGACCCCATCTGAT GTACGAGAACTTGTCCTGGATAACTGCAGATCAAATGAAGGGAAAATTGAAGGCCTCACAGCAGAATTTGTCAATCTGGAATTCCTCAGTTTGATAAACGTTGGCCTAATCTCAGTCTCCAACCTTCCCAAACTTGGGAAACTCAAAaag TTGGAACTCAGCGACAACAGAATCTCTGGTGGCCTTGACGTGCTAGCAGAGAAACTCCCCAACCTCACACATCTAAATCTAAGCGGGAACAAACTGAAAGACATCAGCACATTGGAACCTTTG AAAAAGCTGGACAGCCTGAAGTCTCTAGACTTGTTCAACTGTGAGGTGACCAACCTGAACGACTACAGGGAGAGTGTGTTCAAGCTGCTCCCTCAGCTCACCTACCTGGACGGGTACGATGTGGAGGACCGGGAGGCATCCGACTCGGACGGAGAGGTCGACGGTGTGGACGATGACGATGATGAGG aagatgaggaggaagactttgatgaggaggatgatgacGATGAAGAGGgagtagaaggagaggaggaagatgaggtcAGCGGCGATGAAGAG GAGGAAGACCTTGGCATTGATGGTGAAGTTgaagatgaggatgatgatgatgaggatgaagagG AAGTTGAGGCTGTCAAAGGCGAGAAGAGAAAGCGAGAACCCGATGATgaagatgacgatgatgatgatgaggacgaCGATTAA